In a genomic window of Spirosoma agri:
- a CDS encoding peptidoglycan DD-metalloendopeptidase family protein, with product MRKTAFRWFLAIGCLCFTVTAQAQERGRFKKNLTITPKNQNNPNAPVVDQPQKADDPFEQETTKLRFNNQFEPKKELNKVVSEDTSTIDQGEASVVEVIDSVLIGNEWVKIADYYAVWDSRTIDPYNINPLEFNEAIDIKLYDPPANRYWSAPLNEGKMTSNFGYRWGRWHTGTDLDLETGDPVYAAFDGIVRVVGWDGNGYGRYVLVRHYNGLETLYGHMSKQTVEMGQLIKAGDQVGLGGNTGRSYGAHLHFETRYEGNPFSPLNIYSFPENTVNSDHFLLTSSVWDYLRGGRSSSSESSSRPRFKRTVLHRVRSGETLSSIASRYGMSVSALTRKNHLSSRSRIRPGQKLRVN from the coding sequence ATGAGAAAAACGGCTTTTCGATGGTTCCTGGCCATCGGTTGTCTGTGTTTTACCGTAACGGCACAGGCCCAGGAGCGAGGTCGATTCAAAAAAAACCTCACGATCACCCCCAAAAATCAAAATAACCCGAATGCACCCGTCGTCGATCAGCCACAAAAAGCGGACGACCCATTCGAGCAGGAAACGACAAAATTGCGCTTTAACAACCAGTTTGAGCCAAAGAAAGAACTTAATAAGGTTGTCAGCGAAGACACCAGCACCATTGATCAGGGTGAAGCCAGTGTTGTTGAGGTGATCGACTCGGTGCTGATCGGGAATGAGTGGGTCAAAATCGCTGATTATTACGCCGTATGGGATTCCAGAACCATTGACCCATACAACATTAACCCGTTGGAGTTCAACGAGGCAATCGACATCAAGCTTTACGATCCTCCTGCCAACCGCTACTGGTCGGCCCCGCTCAACGAGGGTAAAATGACCTCCAACTTTGGGTACCGCTGGGGCCGCTGGCACACAGGAACTGACCTTGACCTGGAAACGGGTGACCCGGTTTATGCGGCCTTTGATGGCATCGTGCGGGTTGTCGGGTGGGATGGCAATGGGTATGGTCGTTATGTGCTGGTACGGCATTATAACGGGCTGGAAACGCTGTACGGGCACATGTCCAAACAGACCGTGGAGATGGGACAGCTTATCAAAGCGGGTGATCAGGTCGGGTTGGGTGGAAACACCGGACGGAGTTACGGAGCGCACCTGCACTTCGAAACGCGCTACGAGGGGAATCCCTTTAGCCCGTTAAACATCTACTCGTTTCCGGAAAATACCGTCAATTCCGATCATTTTCTGCTGACCAGTTCGGTATGGGACTATCTGCGGGGAGGTCGTTCCTCATCGTCGGAATCCAGCTCACGGCCACGCTTCAAACGAACCGTATTGCACCGCGTTCGCTCGGGCGAAACGCTTAGCTCGATTGCCAGCCGTTACGGTATGTCGGTGTCGGCACTAACGCGTAAGAATCATCTTTCCTCGCGGTCACGCATTCGACCCGGACAAAAACTGCGAGTGAATTAA
- the trxB gene encoding thioredoxin-disulfide reductase, with protein MTSEHVKCLIIGSGPAGYTAAIYAARANMQPVMYQGPQPGGQLTITNEVDNFPGYPDGVQGPQMMQDLENQARRFGSDIRYGMVTSVDLSGHPHRAIVDDKHEITADSVIISTGASAKWLGLPSEMRLNGKGVSACAVCDGFFFRGQDVVIVGAGDTAAEEASYLANLCRKVYMLVRRDEMRASKFMQQRVKTAANIEILYNTETLEVLGDDEVSGVRVKNIETGEERVLDVTGFFVAIGHKPNTDIFREYLELDDHGYILTEKGSTRTNIPGVFACGDAQDNVYRQAITAAGTGCMAALDAERYLVTVEMQEQQLVH; from the coding sequence ATGACTTCCGAACACGTTAAGTGCCTGATCATAGGCTCCGGTCCTGCTGGCTATACAGCGGCTATTTACGCAGCGCGGGCCAATATGCAACCTGTTATGTATCAGGGGCCACAGCCGGGTGGACAGTTGACCATTACCAACGAGGTTGATAATTTTCCCGGCTATCCTGACGGCGTTCAGGGACCGCAAATGATGCAGGATCTGGAGAACCAGGCCCGCCGGTTCGGTTCCGATATCCGGTATGGTATGGTAACCAGCGTCGATTTGTCGGGACATCCGCACCGCGCCATCGTTGACGACAAACACGAAATTACGGCTGATTCAGTTATTATTTCGACCGGTGCGTCGGCCAAATGGCTTGGCTTACCGTCAGAAATGCGACTCAATGGCAAAGGCGTTTCAGCCTGTGCCGTCTGCGACGGTTTCTTCTTCCGCGGGCAGGACGTGGTAATCGTCGGGGCCGGTGATACGGCTGCCGAAGAGGCCAGCTACCTGGCAAATCTGTGCCGTAAAGTGTACATGCTGGTTCGCCGGGACGAAATGAGAGCGTCGAAGTTCATGCAGCAGCGGGTAAAAACGGCTGCGAACATCGAAATCCTGTACAATACCGAAACCCTGGAGGTGCTGGGCGACGATGAAGTGTCGGGCGTTCGGGTGAAGAATATAGAAACGGGCGAAGAGCGTGTTTTAGACGTGACCGGCTTTTTCGTCGCGATTGGCCATAAACCGAATACGGATATATTCCGGGAGTATCTTGAATTGGACGATCATGGGTATATCCTGACCGAAAAAGGAAGTACCCGGACCAACATACCCGGTGTTTTCGCCTGCGGAGATGCCCAGGATAACGTCTATCGTCAGGCCATTACAGCCGCCGGAACCGGTTGCATGGCCGCACTCGACGCTGAACGTTATCTTGTTACCGTGGAAATGCAGGAGCAACAACTTGTTCATTAA
- a CDS encoding OmpA family protein, translating into MTRISRVVILGICCSFVSIHDSSGQDKKAQELYAQSIKLFSERKATEAIPFMEQAVKQDPTFKDAYLKLGQLYEFTRRFEPAITAYQNAIRLQPDSPASGAAYQSLSTTLLRLGRYGEALPYLEKYQAMVTPQSVQGKRIGRQIESARFAQEAIQHPQPVDPKPLSSVLQTTPSQYFPVLTADEQTLVFTALKPEGDEDLMTATFNGETWSPPASLSPGINTPDNEGTASLSADGRMIVFTVCQGRKGFGSCDLYVSRKTGSDWSAPENLGSTVNTRFYESQPSLSADGRRLYFVSDRPGGKGRRDIWRSDLDTDGNWHEPVNVGEPINTPYNEASPFIHANGQVLFFASEGHVGLGGYDLFVSDSANTGWTNPTNLGYPINTSEDQASLFVAANGKRAYYSFEEQKEGVSQKSRLYAFDLPESLRERVKPVSYLKGIVADAKTKKPLAATVELIDLKTNQIVSRVQADAQTGQYTAVMPGGGDYALYVSVPGYLFKSLSFDFTQKRDSGSALLLNVPLVPAVAGETARETLNNLFFESGRYDLADKSRTELDRLSAFLKASPAVKIEIAGHTDDRGDAAANLTLSQKRAQSVVGYLTKAGIDPGRIRAVGYGKTKPVVPNTTDENRQLNRRIEWRIL; encoded by the coding sequence ATGACCCGGATTAGTCGGGTTGTTATCCTGGGTATTTGTTGTTCATTCGTCAGCATTCATGATTCCTCTGGGCAGGACAAAAAAGCGCAGGAGCTGTACGCCCAATCGATCAAACTGTTTAGCGAGCGGAAAGCGACCGAGGCTATTCCGTTTATGGAGCAGGCGGTGAAACAGGACCCCACCTTCAAGGATGCCTACCTCAAACTCGGTCAGCTCTACGAATTTACCCGGCGGTTCGAACCGGCCATAACGGCCTACCAGAACGCGATTCGTCTTCAACCCGACAGTCCGGCCTCCGGCGCGGCTTATCAATCGCTGAGTACCACACTCCTGCGACTGGGCCGTTACGGGGAGGCATTGCCGTACCTGGAAAAATACCAGGCGATGGTGACACCACAGTCTGTACAGGGAAAACGAATTGGTCGGCAGATCGAATCCGCCCGATTTGCACAGGAAGCGATACAACACCCACAACCCGTTGATCCGAAACCGTTATCGTCGGTGCTACAGACGACACCGTCGCAGTATTTCCCGGTGTTGACGGCTGATGAACAGACGCTAGTTTTCACGGCGCTCAAACCCGAAGGGGATGAAGACCTGATGACGGCAACGTTCAACGGCGAAACGTGGTCGCCACCCGCATCGCTGTCGCCTGGTATCAATACGCCCGATAATGAAGGAACGGCCAGTCTATCGGCTGATGGTCGGATGATCGTTTTCACCGTTTGTCAGGGACGCAAAGGGTTCGGTAGCTGCGATCTATACGTGAGCCGAAAAACGGGGAGCGACTGGTCGGCCCCCGAAAATCTAGGCTCAACCGTGAATACCCGTTTTTACGAATCGCAGCCGTCACTCTCGGCGGATGGACGACGGCTCTACTTCGTTTCGGATCGACCGGGTGGCAAAGGCCGACGCGACATCTGGCGCAGCGATCTCGATACGGACGGTAACTGGCACGAACCGGTCAATGTGGGCGAACCCATCAATACACCGTACAACGAAGCGTCGCCGTTCATTCACGCTAACGGGCAGGTCCTGTTCTTCGCTTCGGAAGGCCACGTAGGGCTAGGCGGTTACGATCTGTTCGTATCCGATAGCGCTAACACGGGCTGGACAAATCCGACAAACCTCGGCTATCCGATCAATACGTCCGAAGATCAGGCGTCATTGTTCGTCGCTGCGAACGGGAAGCGGGCCTATTATTCGTTTGAGGAACAGAAAGAAGGCGTCTCGCAGAAATCCCGGTTGTATGCGTTCGATCTGCCCGAGTCACTGCGGGAGCGCGTTAAGCCCGTCAGCTACCTCAAAGGGATTGTGGCCGATGCGAAAACGAAAAAACCACTCGCTGCCACTGTCGAGCTGATCGATCTGAAAACGAACCAGATCGTTTCGCGCGTTCAAGCCGACGCCCAGACGGGTCAGTACACGGCGGTGATGCCCGGCGGGGGCGACTATGCGCTTTACGTGAGTGTGCCAGGTTACCTGTTCAAAAGCCTCTCGTTCGACTTTACGCAGAAGCGAGATAGCGGCTCGGCCCTGTTGCTGAACGTTCCGCTGGTTCCCGCGGTGGCGGGCGAAACGGCCAGGGAGACGCTCAATAACTTATTTTTCGAATCGGGACGCTATGACCTTGCCGACAAATCACGAACGGAACTGGATCGGTTATCGGCCTTTCTGAAAGCCAGCCCGGCGGTGAAAATCGAGATCGCGGGTCATACCGACGACCGGGGCGATGCTGCTGCGAACCTTACGCTTTCGCAAAAACGGGCACAGTCGGTTGTGGGCTATCTGACCAAGGCGGGCATTGATCCGGGGCGCATCCGGGCCGTTGGGTACGGTAAAACGAAGCCGGTCGTTCCGAACACCACGGACGAAAACCGGCAACTGAATCGGCGGATCGAGTGGCGAATCCTGTAG
- a CDS encoding 7-carboxy-7-deazaguanine synthase QueE, producing the protein MLLEQKQHEPTTIDAMPTTLPVMEAFYTIQGEGGHTGRAAYFIRLGGCDVGCHWCDVKESWDADAHPKRTIDAIVAGALQHPGRMAVITGGEPLMHDLTALTNALQTAGFRTNIETSGVCQAVTGSWDWICFSPKKFKKPNPAIYEKADELKVIIYNSSDFAFAESFVPALRPDCKLFLQSEWSRSNEMLPRIVDYVKEHPQWQISLQTHKYLDIP; encoded by the coding sequence ATGCTTTTAGAACAGAAACAACACGAACCAACAACGATTGACGCCATGCCGACAACCCTGCCTGTTATGGAAGCGTTCTATACCATTCAGGGGGAAGGGGGGCATACCGGGCGGGCCGCTTATTTTATCCGGCTTGGTGGTTGCGATGTGGGTTGCCACTGGTGTGATGTGAAGGAGTCGTGGGATGCCGACGCCCATCCGAAACGGACAATTGATGCCATTGTTGCCGGAGCCCTGCAACATCCCGGCCGAATGGCGGTTATCACAGGCGGGGAGCCGCTGATGCACGATCTTACGGCGTTGACGAATGCGCTGCAAACCGCCGGTTTCCGGACGAACATCGAAACGTCGGGCGTGTGTCAGGCCGTGACGGGGTCGTGGGACTGGATCTGCTTTTCACCCAAGAAGTTTAAAAAGCCTAATCCGGCTATTTACGAAAAGGCCGACGAACTGAAAGTGATCATCTACAATTCGTCCGATTTTGCCTTTGCCGAGTCGTTTGTGCCCGCTCTTCGACCCGATTGCAAACTCTTTTTGCAATCTGAGTGGAGTCGTTCCAATGAAATGCTGCCTCGCATCGTTGATTACGTTAAAGAGCACCCGCAATGGCAAATTTCGTTGCAAACACACAAGTATCTGGACATTCCATAA
- a CDS encoding LytR/AlgR family response regulator transcription factor: MRQLLRSFLNRPIAEDFSFTNHLRLALQSGLYVFVFVSLLNGSFKRFDHLAVSALISVGVVGVVLLANVAIPKLFPAFYTEDRWTVGRHILHTLLVLFLISCSNQLILGLLDAGRPTFGQMYFSVTLIGFFPIMLGVFLTEHRRLKRNLSQAQAINELMHQRGTLSVHPVLPADTKPVEPASEQPTVSTSILLTSESGKERLHLQADQLVYIESVGNYVDVHWLNGAQPQKTVLRSTLKELTDTLRPYPQFFRCHRAFLVNLKAVCQTDGNARGYQLTLTGTDTRIPVSRSYLDAFSEQIAIAQTLD; this comes from the coding sequence ATGCGCCAGCTGTTACGCTCGTTTCTGAACCGTCCCATTGCCGAAGACTTTAGCTTTACGAATCATTTACGACTGGCCTTGCAGTCAGGACTCTACGTTTTTGTATTTGTCAGCTTGTTGAATGGTAGTTTCAAACGATTTGACCACCTCGCCGTTAGCGCGTTGATTTCGGTTGGTGTAGTCGGGGTCGTTCTGCTGGCCAACGTAGCCATTCCAAAACTGTTCCCCGCTTTCTATACTGAAGATCGCTGGACGGTTGGCCGTCATATTCTTCACACGCTGCTGGTTCTATTCCTGATCAGTTGCAGCAATCAGCTTATTCTTGGTCTCCTAGACGCAGGACGCCCTACGTTCGGGCAAATGTATTTCTCCGTCACGCTCATTGGCTTTTTTCCGATCATGCTGGGCGTCTTCCTGACGGAACACCGGCGGCTAAAGCGAAACCTGAGCCAGGCGCAGGCAATCAATGAGTTGATGCACCAGCGCGGTACGTTATCAGTCCACCCCGTATTGCCGGCTGACACGAAACCCGTCGAACCCGCATCCGAACAACCAACGGTATCAACGTCTATTTTGCTCACGTCCGAAAGCGGAAAAGAACGCCTGCACTTGCAAGCGGATCAGCTGGTATACATCGAATCGGTCGGAAACTACGTGGATGTTCATTGGCTAAACGGGGCTCAGCCGCAAAAAACTGTTCTCCGCAGTACGCTCAAAGAATTAACTGACACCCTCCGTCCGTATCCGCAGTTTTTCCGTTGTCACCGGGCTTTTCTGGTCAATCTAAAGGCTGTCTGCCAAACCGACGGAAACGCGCGCGGCTACCAGCTGACGCTGACCGGTACTGACACCCGGATTCCGGTATCCCGAAGCTATCTGGATGCCTTCAGTGAGCAAATAGCGATCGCCCAAACGCTGGATTGA
- a CDS encoding TraB/GumN family protein, with the protein MLISTKLTHSHRSQISRKATKFFYAWTHMAQSAADHLWRSLLRNRQTPFRLRVVQAVAGLIAIISWLAGSPTRAQSDSIDYSHVPKEEIVLGSSNNFKLFDDAFYQNQLFLLGESHGVQKPQDVDFELLKHLNQKLGIRYYIAEVDATKAHYLNEYLQSGDDATLMKVFRNWVAGKAQWANKDFVRKIQKIRALNQTLPANRRIEFVGIDRIHDNALAAEHLTGLLRGKKLPKTTQVLADSLVRKLGAGPDSLAADLALTWLTDWQAKEAVYRKALGSDAPTLRHLLTNVGYMKTIKSREKTIFTNFTTLLPSLNNEKLYGFWGFFHVLQSPPLGSAKPFACLIKESDLPLHDKIVSITFSYLDSYSMVPTAFIPPFWQDKGKTYTRLNKFNQDSELMHTEGIESMRAATRPNTLTLFALDRPGSFARTTPIRIKYAPFMPKSQQMKFDPAHPTTDYFQYVILVRDSDMTEPLVP; encoded by the coding sequence ATGCTTATTTCTACCAAACTCACCCACTCTCACCGTTCACAAATCAGCCGAAAAGCCACTAAATTCTTCTACGCATGGACCCATATGGCTCAGTCAGCCGCTGATCATTTGTGGCGATCGCTGCTCCGAAACAGGCAAACGCCATTCCGTTTACGGGTCGTTCAAGCGGTTGCGGGTCTGATCGCAATCATCAGCTGGCTGGCGGGATCGCCTACACGGGCTCAGTCAGATAGTATCGACTATAGCCACGTTCCGAAGGAAGAAATCGTGCTGGGCAGTTCCAATAATTTTAAACTTTTTGATGACGCGTTCTACCAGAATCAACTCTTTTTACTGGGCGAATCACACGGGGTTCAGAAACCGCAGGACGTTGATTTTGAGCTTTTGAAGCATCTCAACCAAAAACTTGGCATTCGCTATTACATTGCGGAGGTAGACGCCACGAAAGCCCACTACCTGAACGAATACCTGCAAAGCGGTGACGACGCTACATTAATGAAGGTTTTCCGGAACTGGGTAGCGGGGAAAGCGCAGTGGGCCAATAAAGACTTCGTGCGGAAGATTCAGAAAATCCGGGCGTTGAACCAAACGCTACCTGCCAATCGTCGGATCGAGTTCGTGGGTATCGACCGTATTCACGACAATGCGCTGGCTGCCGAACACCTGACCGGGCTACTTCGCGGGAAAAAACTTCCCAAAACGACGCAGGTCCTCGCCGACTCCCTGGTCCGTAAACTAGGAGCTGGCCCGGACAGTCTCGCGGCTGATCTTGCGCTGACCTGGCTAACCGACTGGCAAGCGAAGGAAGCCGTTTACCGAAAAGCCCTTGGCAGCGATGCCCCTACCCTGCGTCATCTGCTCACCAACGTCGGTTATATGAAAACGATCAAAAGCCGGGAGAAGACGATTTTCACCAATTTCACTACACTGCTACCCAGCTTAAACAACGAAAAACTGTACGGCTTCTGGGGCTTCTTCCACGTATTGCAAAGCCCACCCCTGGGTAGTGCAAAGCCGTTCGCCTGCCTGATCAAGGAATCCGATCTGCCTCTGCACGACAAAATTGTTTCGATCACGTTCAGTTACCTGGACTCCTATTCGATGGTGCCGACGGCTTTCATCCCTCCCTTCTGGCAGGATAAAGGAAAGACGTATACCCGCCTGAACAAATTCAATCAGGACAGCGAGCTGATGCATACCGAAGGTATCGAGTCTATGCGGGCGGCTACCCGTCCGAACACGCTGACGCTGTTTGCCCTCGACCGGCCCGGTTCGTTTGCGCGTACAACCCCCATTCGGATAAAGTATGCGCCCTTTATGCCTAAATCGCAGCAGATGAAATTTGATCCGGCCCATCCTACCACCGACTACTTCCAATACGTCATTCTTGTTCGGGATTCCGACATGACCGAGCCGCTGGTGCCGTAG
- a CDS encoding SMP-30/gluconolactonase/LRE family protein, whose amino-acid sequence MKYPHSVKFLLASLGFIPLSGIAQSQPYATIGQVVRTDPQLNQLIPANAKIEIIAAGFDHLEGPVWVRDSSYLLVNDTKAQTTYKWSPKTGLSKFLEHTGYTGRLPYSEEPGSNGMTIDRKGQLIICDHGDRRIAVMPLRGKGGKRTLTDHVQGKRYNSPNDVVAHANGSLYFSDPPYGLPQQQNDPARETTVNGVYRMASNGTVTLLINDITYPNGLAFSADGKTLYVSQSDSLKPLIMAYPVMADGAVGKGRVYFDASSLPKFRPKEVVDGLKTDKAGNVWTSGPGGVLIISPAGKLMGRIDTGEVISNCAWGDDGSTLYLTSGMFLCRIKTTTNGVMP is encoded by the coding sequence ATGAAGTATCCGCATTCCGTTAAGTTTTTGCTTGCCAGTTTAGGGTTTATTCCGCTATCGGGCATTGCCCAGTCACAGCCATACGCTACCATCGGTCAGGTGGTTCGTACGGACCCGCAACTCAATCAATTGATTCCAGCCAACGCTAAAATCGAAATCATTGCCGCTGGCTTCGATCACCTCGAAGGCCCCGTTTGGGTGCGCGATAGTAGCTACCTGCTCGTCAACGACACCAAGGCACAGACAACCTATAAATGGTCTCCCAAAACGGGTCTGTCGAAGTTTCTGGAACATACCGGCTATACGGGCCGATTGCCCTACAGCGAAGAACCCGGCAGCAATGGCATGACCATTGATCGGAAAGGGCAGTTGATTATCTGTGATCACGGCGACCGGCGCATTGCGGTCATGCCGTTACGGGGGAAAGGGGGCAAGCGCACGCTGACTGACCACGTTCAGGGAAAACGCTACAACAGCCCGAACGACGTTGTAGCGCATGCAAACGGGAGTCTTTACTTTAGCGATCCGCCGTATGGTTTGCCGCAGCAGCAAAACGATCCGGCTCGCGAAACAACCGTCAATGGTGTCTATCGGATGGCATCGAATGGTACGGTAACCCTGTTGATCAACGACATTACCTATCCTAACGGACTGGCTTTTTCGGCCGATGGTAAAACGCTGTACGTATCCCAGTCGGATTCGCTAAAACCGCTGATTATGGCTTACCCGGTCATGGCTGACGGGGCCGTTGGTAAAGGCCGCGTTTATTTTGATGCATCCTCATTGCCGAAGTTTCGCCCGAAAGAAGTAGTCGATGGCTTGAAAACGGACAAGGCGGGTAACGTCTGGACGTCGGGACCGGGAGGGGTGCTGATCATTTCGCCAGCGGGTAAACTGATGGGACGTATCGATACGGGAGAGGTAATTTCCAACTGTGCCTGGGGTGACGATGGATCGACGCTTTACCTGACATCTGGCATGTTTCTGTGCCGAATCAAGACAACAACCAACGGCGTTATGCCCTGA
- a CDS encoding SMP-30/gluconolactonase/LRE family protein, with protein sequence MKTPLFVSFLFMSSLTHAQPALSPKLETVAEFGKHQPIGVGVSKENRIFVTFPKNPDNYDYGLAEIVNGQRRPYPNEEWNKWDSLNPQNRFINVQALFVDQTNALWVLDPSNPAEQPPLIQGIKLMKINLATNQVEKIYRFEDLPREKTALNDVRVDTRRQVAYLSDPGRATIVVLDLNTGKSRSLLEGDKSTKADPDFHLKIDGKEVRDNKGKYFSSNVNGIALTDDFKYFYFRPITQTKLFRIETQYLNDPKLTPAEVAAHVEIMAETGVSHGMYSDKVGNVYLTDSPAKAVRYLTPDRKLETLVQDSRLLWPDSFGIGSDGYLYLTAAQIHRTKKYNNGEDKVDYPFRLYRMKLPK encoded by the coding sequence ATGAAAACTCCGCTTTTTGTTTCGTTTCTTTTCATGAGTAGCCTTACACATGCTCAGCCCGCTCTGTCGCCCAAGCTGGAAACCGTCGCCGAATTTGGCAAGCATCAACCCATTGGCGTGGGCGTATCGAAGGAAAATCGCATTTTCGTTACCTTCCCCAAGAATCCCGATAATTACGATTATGGACTGGCCGAAATCGTCAACGGACAACGGCGGCCCTATCCTAACGAAGAGTGGAACAAGTGGGACTCGTTGAATCCGCAGAATCGGTTCATCAACGTACAGGCGTTGTTTGTCGATCAGACGAATGCGCTCTGGGTACTCGACCCGTCGAATCCGGCCGAACAACCCCCGCTTATTCAGGGTATCAAACTAATGAAAATCAATCTGGCGACGAACCAGGTAGAGAAAATTTACCGGTTTGAAGACCTGCCCCGAGAAAAAACAGCACTCAACGACGTTCGGGTCGATACGCGTCGGCAGGTGGCTTATTTATCCGATCCGGGTCGGGCAACGATCGTGGTGCTGGACCTCAATACGGGCAAAAGCCGCTCGTTGCTCGAAGGGGATAAATCAACCAAGGCTGACCCCGATTTTCACCTCAAAATAGATGGTAAAGAGGTCAGAGATAACAAAGGCAAGTATTTCAGCAGCAACGTTAACGGTATTGCCCTGACCGACGATTTCAAGTATTTCTATTTCCGGCCCATCACCCAAACGAAGTTATTCCGTATCGAAACACAGTACCTCAACGACCCTAAATTAACCCCGGCGGAGGTAGCCGCGCACGTCGAAATAATGGCCGAAACCGGCGTATCACACGGCATGTACTCGGACAAAGTCGGGAACGTGTACCTGACCGATTCGCCGGCCAAAGCCGTTCGCTACCTCACCCCCGACCGTAAACTCGAAACGCTCGTACAGGATAGCCGCTTGCTCTGGCCCGACAGTTTTGGCATCGGCTCCGACGGGTATCTGTACCTGACAGCCGCTCAGATTCACCGGACGAAAAAGTACAACAATGGTGAGGACAAAGTAGATTACCCATTCCGATTGTATCGGATGAAACTACCCAAGTAG